From Plasmodium chabaudi chabaudi strain AS genome assembly, chromosome: 12, the proteins below share one genomic window:
- a CDS encoding protein tyrosine phosphatase, putative (term=annotation;date=20130702;qualifier=removed_product=conserved Plasmodium protein, unknown function;qualifier=added_product=dual specificity phosphatase, putative;curatorName=ucb@sanger.ac.uk;~term=annotation;date=20140713;qualifier=removed_product=dual specificity phosphatase, putative;qualifier=added_product=protein tyrosine phosphatase, putative;qualifier=added_gene_name=ptp2;qualifier=added_literature=pmid:25011111;curatorName=ucb@sanger.ac.uk;~pfam_scan;Pfam:PF00782.16; E()=2.2E-20;score=72.7;query 152-271;description=DSPc;~iprscan;InterPro:IPR000340 : Protein-tyrosine phosphatase, dual specificity;Pfam:PF00782; score=2.2E-20;query 152-271;description=Dual specificity phosphatase, catalytic domain;~iprscan;InterPro:IPR000387 : Protein-tyrosine phosphatase, Tyr-specific/dual-specificity type;Prosite:PS50056; score=12.678;query 198-254;description=Tyrosine specific protein phosphatases domain;~iprscan;InterPro:IPR020422 : Dual specificity phosphatase, subgroup, catalytic domain;SMART:SM00195; score=7.6E-14;query 131-273;description=Dual specificity protein phosphatase domain;~iprscan;InterPro:IPR020422 : Dual specificity phosphatase, subgroup, catalytic domain;Prosite:PS50054; score=23.683;query 140-275;description=Dual specificity protein phosphatase domain;~iprscan;InterPro:IPR029021 : Protein-tyrosine phosphatase-like;Superfamily:SSF52799; score=1.7E-25;query 129-270;description=Protein-tyrosine phosphatase-like): MEDSKETQQKEKRKKKKKNKIYKINNSQYNEENQIVINGLSSCSSFGNIINDGERNENEKCKNKNAMVSLELPIISEKKENEKTSLNINIKRLNMKRLSTVRNKKGLQSGRSTGSTNSKRKDGKLEAVINKCNEIYKNKLYVSDYIYVLDRLNIEKNKITHIINAAGYECKNMFEDIYQYKTYYLKDDIYDDIYFVLLDSFYFIKTVLEQNQENKILIHCNKGISRSIIIIIFFLMNELNIDYFNAFKMVKKKRKLANPNMNLITQLLTMFNQKKEITTLIQCDHNNSNTNSILDKPKEIEENHETYYNLNLFRIDAINDNAIPTYINRITNKTNPNTIITLDKRFNYIFTINFKEYFLLRFQEEFEQKYIQIYNHFILIFNNFFNHPCENTNNSIIRTDIIEFLQKHIINVKVLDTVSDLDQHYLNLQNFFKT, translated from the coding sequence ATGGAGGATAGCAAAGAAACAcaacaaaaagaaaaacgaaaaaaaaaaaaaaaaaataaaatttataaaataaataatagtcagtataatgaagaaaacCAAATTGTTATCAATGGTCTGAGTAGTTGTAGTTCGTTTGGCAACATTATAAATGATGGAgaaagaaatgaaaatgaaaaatgtaaaaataaaaatgccaTGGTAAGTCTAGAACTTCCAATCATTTCAGAgaagaaagaaaatgaaaaaacaagtttaaatataaacattaaaagactaaatatgaaaagaTTAAGTACTGTAAGAAATAAGAAAGGATTGCAAAGTGGTCGAAGTACAGGAAGTACAAACAGTAAAAGAAAAGACGGAAAACTTGAAGCTgtcataaataaatgtaatgaaatatataaaaataaattatatgttagcgattatatatatgtattagaTCGATTAAatatcgaaaaaaataagattactcatataattaatgcAGCAGGATAtgaatgtaaaaatatgtttgaagatatatatcaatataaaacatattatttaaaggacgatatatatgatgatatttattttgttttattagattctttttattttattaaaactgTTTTAGAACAAAATCAAGAGAATAAAATTCTTATACATTGTAACAAAGGTATATCAAGatcaataataattattatattctttcTTATGAACGAATTAAATATAGATTATTTTAATGCTTTTAAAATggttaagaaaaaaagaaagctAGCAAATCCAAACATGAATTTGATAACACAGTTACTAACCATGTTTAATCAAAAGAAGGAAATAACAACGCTTATACAGTGTGACCATAACAATAGCAATACCAATTCAATCCTAGACAAGCCCAAAGAAATTGAAGAAAACCATGAAACTTATTACAACCTTAACCTGTTTAGAATTGATGCTATAAACGATAATGCAATACCAACCTACATAAATAgaataacaaataaaacaaatccAAATACTATAATTACATTAGATAAAagatttaattatatatttacaataaattttaaagaatattttttattacgaTTTCAAGAGGAGTTTGAACAAAAGTATATACAgatatataatcattttattcttatctttaataatttttttaatcacCCTTgtgaaaatacaaataattctATTATTAGGACCGATATTAttgaatttttacaaaaacatataattaatgtCAAAGTGCTTGATACAGTTTCCGACTTAGATCagcattatttaaatttacaaaatttttttaaaacttaa
- a CDS encoding conserved protein, unknown function (term=annotation;date=20180410;qualifier=removed_product=conserved Plasmodium protein, unknown function;qualifier=added_product=conserved protein, unknown function;curatorName=ucb@sanger.ac.uk;~;query 1-6; ~;query 7-24; ~;query 25-368; ~tmhmm; query 1-369), with amino-acid sequence MSKIGKSLLAIYTFGILLFQEYVIGFNVKKVSSLNRLTRMHEEKNISRKKYNNLVYSSYKEKKRNNNLFSIERSIDKVTGNFMCDKDLFLEVDKKQKMVEEIEKIPVLSYENVKKYLDKLSENDVYEEVINHKIYLYKKNNEKDKQNNLIKVQNFLNPHIISLRKKKAKTKVEYLIASMVKGENIDQIITEMFQKKLIDIYVLTFIDDKIIEANSKLAPNSKLNFYSSTNDVSGSSSGNKDEMSLSEKILRALKDRILAQQKLNAKGTFDFTRILFLSTTLDLEEDREPMIRSIIKSIEQLEELELYLLDALDYAQENEKMKKYIPHMELLLSACKKMNPVNNQLLNKQNENVRFFPENMDTSNLNGL; translated from the coding sequence ATGAGCAAGATAGGAAAAAGCTTGCTAGCTATTTACACATTTGGAATACTATTATTTCAAGAGTATGTAATTGGCTTTAATGTGAAAAAGGTTTCCTCATTAAATCGATTGACACGAATGCAtgaggaaaaaaatatatcaagaaaaaaatataataatttagttTATTCAAgttataaagaaaaaaaaagaaataataatttattttctatagaAAGGAGTATAGATAAAGTAACTGGAAATTTTATGTGTGATAAAGACTTATTTTTAGAAGTCGataagaaacaaaaaatggttgaagaaattgaaaaaataccAGTACTAAGTTAtgaaaatgttaaaaaGTATCTAGACAAGCTAAGTGAAAATGATGTATATGAAGAAGTTATAaaccataaaatatatttatataaaaaaaataatgaaaaagataaacaaaataatttgataaaagttcaaaattttttaaacccacatataataagtttaagaaaaaaaaaagcaaaaacTAAAGtagaatatttaatagCAAGTATGGTAAAAGGAGAAAATATAgatcaaataataacagaaatgtttcaaaaaaaattaatagatatttatgtattaacatttatagatgataaaattattgaaGCCAATTCAAAACTTGCACCAAACAGTAAATTAAACTTTTATAGTAGTACTAATGATGTTAGTGGTTCTAGTAGTGGGAATAAGGATGAAATGAGTTTATctgaaaaaattttaaggGCATTAAAAGATCGAATCTTAGCTcaacaaaaattaaatgcaAAAGGAACATTTGATTTTACacgaatattatttttatcaacaaCTTTAGATTTGGAGGAAGATAGAGAACCTATGATTAGATCTATAATTAAAAGTATTGAACAGTTGGAAGAGCTAGaactttatttattggATGCCTTAGATTATGCtcaagaaaatgaaaaaatgaaaaaatatataccacATATGGAACTTCTTCTCAGTgcatgtaaaaaaatgaatccCGTTAATAACCAACTATTAAACAagcaaaatgaaaatgtcCGTTTTTTTCCAGAAAATATGGATACCTCCAATTTAAATGGATTATAG
- a CDS encoding YEATS domain-containing protein, putative (term=structural;date=20130105;qualifier=method_exon=added exon 1 based on RNASeq;curatorName=ucb@sanger.ac.uk;~term=annotation;date=20170108;qualifier=removed_product=gas41 homologue, putative;qualifier=added_product=yeats domain-containing protein, putative;curatorName=ucb@sanger.ac.uk;~;query 191-191;GPI_cleavage_site_score=0.12900001;~pfam_scan;Pfam:PF03366.12; E()=1.9E-24;score=85.2;query 35-113;description=YEATS;~iprscan;InterPro:IPR005033 : YEATS;Prosite:PS51037; score=21.103;query 11-119;description=YEATS;~iprscan;InterPro:IPR005033 : YEATS;Pfam:PF03366; score=3.5E-24;query 35-113;description=YEATS), producing the protein MENRMQNVKLVKPMVVGTYAFLLSQQEKRKYGNMTHKWTCLLRCPNSSDLSLFVTKVVFELDPSFIYPKRVYTQPPYEVNEIGWGEFYLTVKVYFDDTSLSPISITHFVKLNTDSENEHPPCVVNETYEEIIFRNPTIRLYNKIVQSNSTKTAPHKFQEHFLKYDFKEDNYTKKYLQFQSKVQEEICDLMSEATMLSKEINETQQKYFSMKAEIGVSSDEN; encoded by the exons A tgGAAAATCGAATGCAAAATGTAAAATTGGTAAAACCAATGGTTGTTGGGACCTATGCATTTTTGCTTTCTCAGCAG gaaaaaaggaaatatggAAATATGACACATAAATGGACTTGCTTATTAAGATGCCCTAATTCATCTGACCtttctttatttgtaaCTAAAGTGGTTTTTGAATTAGACCCTTCTTTCATTTATCCAAAGAGAG TTTACACACAGCCCCCTTACGAGGTAAATGAAATTGGGTGGGGTGAATTTTACCTGACAGTGAAAGTTTATTTTGATGACACCTCTTTGTCTCCTATTAGTATTACTCATTTTGTTAag CTAAACACCGATTCCGAGAATGAGCACCCCCCTTGTGTCGTTAACGAg acatatgaagaaattatttttagaaatCCCACTATTCGATTGTACAATAAAATTGTCCAAAGCAACAGCACAAAAACAGCTCCCCATAAATTTCAGGAacatt TTTTGAAATACGACTTTAAAGAGGATAattacacaaaaaaatatctcCAATTCCAGTCGAAGGTGCAAGAGGAGATTTGTGATTTAATGTCCGAAGCAACTATGCTATCGAAAGAG ATTAACGAAACccaacaaaaatatttttcaa tgaAAGCAGAAATTGGCGTTAGTAGTGATGAAAATTAG
- a CDS encoding V-type proton ATPase subunit a, putative (term=annotation;date=20170108;qualifier=removed_product=vacuolar proton translocating ATPase subunit A, putative;qualifier=added_product=v-type proton atpase subunit a, putative;curatorName=ucb@sanger.ac.uk;~;query 480-510; ~;query 622-627; ~;query 712-889; ~;query 457-479; ~;query 511-533; ~;query 599-621; ~;query 628-650; ~;query 692-711; ~;query 890-912; ~;query 1-456; ~;query 534-598; ~;query 651-691; ~;query 913-957; ~tmhmm; query 1-958; ~pfam_scan;Pfam:PF01496.15; E()=4.0E-244;score=811.9;query 28-948;description=V_ATPase_I;~iprscan;InterPro:IPR002490 : ATPase, V0/A0 complex, 116-kDa subunit;Pfam:PF01496; score=9.7E-264;query 27-948;description=V-type ATPase, V0 complex, 116kDa subunit family;~iprscan;InterPro:IPR026028 : ATPase, V0 complex, subunit 116kDa, eukaryotic;PIRSF:PIRSF001293; score=4.7E-247;query 1-957;description=ATPase, V0 complex, subunit 116kDa, eukaryotic) — protein sequence MGIFRSETMKHGTLVLPADRAREYMDCLGKQVDIQFIDMNEKTMKRQYKKYIQRIDDMERILRFLEENINKLPNVKIKKSKIENFLEHDHIYELDQVEESLNRLHVQFVRFCNNNKDLVDERNSAIEEKHVILTALNQLHPDMSKRSNLRSMHDDNIDENNLMNNSEEDASLSTHIMREGINMMFTNISGVIKTKDQESFSRTIFRALRGNTYTYFQNIDENMNSSGTLNNENSSLDNKIGEDNNENKENNVGGNSNELKSVFVVYCHGSTHSSIYEKIMKICKAYDVRNYEWPKTYEQATKRLSELKEIINDKEKALKAYEEYFINEIFVLINVVEPNKNSLIEEWKLFCKKERHIYNNLNYFEGSDITLRCDCWYSANDEEKIRHILMNKSSNDLVSALLLSDKLLTPNISPPTYIKTNEFTSTYQSMVDTYGIPRYGEINPAISTIVTFPFLFGIMYGDVGHGICIFLFALFLIIVHNRMKNKEGSGSGSGSDENSNEMLSMLFNGRYMLLLMGFFAVYAGFLYNDFFSMPLNLFTSMFEVDKVVDSVEYYKRKQILNAETGQMEDAPPYIFGFDSKWLGADNELTYINSFKMKFSIIIGFCHMTFGVIIKGFNALHFKKKMDFFFEFLPQFVMMLSMIGYLVFLIIYKWVTPIGYGGYKKQGIINTIINMYLMKEINQDNQFYEHQEIVQAIIITLFALCIPVMLFCKPAIKTYKMMKEKKKRMAMHYQTVEKEMTNQFNGVGIIGNTADGRDMISSYGNNSMHKRVTKIGYDNSVGNHDAENEDEYLLLKRRGRKTDDEMEAHLLGPSSYHSSDDANANHGSDEHEENLSEIWIEQLIETIEFILGLISNTASYLRLWALSLAHQQLSLVFFEQTILSSLEKDSFMGVLISLIIFSQLFSILTIAVILCMDTLECFLHSLRLQWVEFQNKFYKGDGIPFKPFNIKKLLSERD from the exons atggGAATATTTAGATCAGAG ACGATGAAACACGGGACGCTGGTCCTGCCAGCAGATCGAGCTAGAGAATATATGGACTGTTTGGGAAAACAAGTAGATATTCAATTTATAGATATGAATGAGAAGACAATGAAAAggcaatataaaaaatatatacagcGTATAGATGATATGGAAAGAATACTTCGATTtttagaagaaaatataaataaattgccaaatgtgaaaataaaaaaaagtaaaattgaaaattttttagaacatgatcatatatatgaattagATCAAGTAGAAGAATCATTAAATAGATTACATGTACAATTTGTTCgtttttgtaataataataaagatttAGTTGATGAAAGAAATAGTGCGATTGAAGAAAAGCATGTTATATTAACGGCATTAAACCAATTACATCCCGATATGTCAAAACGTTCAAATTTAAGATCTATGCATGACGATAatattgatgaaaataatctTATGAACAATTCAGAAGAAGATGCATCATTATCTACCCATATTATGCGAGAaggaataaatatgatgttTACTAACATTTCTGGAGTAATTAAAACGAAAGATCAAGAAAGTTTTAGTAGAACAATATTTAGAGCCTTAAGAGgtaatacatatacatattttcaaaatatcgatgaaaatatgaacagtTCAGGtacattaaataatgaGAATAGCTCTttagataataaaataggagaagataataatgaaaataaagaaaataatgttgGAGGAAATAGCAATGAATTGAAAAGTGTATTTGTTGTATATTGTCATGGATCAACACATAGtagtatatatgaaaaaataatgaaaatatgtaaagCATATGATGTAAGAAATTATGAATGGCCTAAAACATATGAACAAGCAACCAAAAGATTGAGcgaattaaaagaaataattaatgataaagaaaaagcTTTAAAAGCATAtgaagaatattttataaatgaaatatttgtattaataaatgtagtcgaaccaaataaaaatagtttaaTAGAGGAAtggaaattattttgtaaaaaagaaagacatatttataataatttgaattattttgaagGTAGTGATATAACATTACGTTGTGATTGTTGGTATAGTGcaaatgatgaagaaaaaatacgacatatattaatgaataaatCATCTAACGATTTAGTATCTGCTTTATTGCTTTCcgataaattattaacacCAAATATATCACCACcaacatatattaaaacaaatgaattTACAAGTACCTATCAATCAATGGTAGATACCTATGGTATACCAAGATATGGTGAAATAAATCCAGCTATATCAACCATCGTTacttttccatttttatttggaaTAATGTATGGAGATGTAGGACATggaatatgtatatttttatttgctttatttttgataatagtTCATAAtagaatgaaaaataaagaaggtAGTGGATCTGGTAGTGGCAGTGATGAAAATAGTAATGAGATGCTAAGTATGCTATTTAATGGTCGATATATGTTATTACTAATGGGTTTTTTTGCTGTATATGCtggatttttatataatgattttttttcaatgcCTTTGAATCTATTTACATCTATGTTTGAAGTAGATAAAGTAGTTGATTCTGtagaatattataaaagaaaacagATTTTGAATGCTGAAACAGGACAAATGGAAGATGCACCACCTTATATATTTGGATTTGATTCTAAATGGTTAGGAGCAGATAATGaattaacatatataaattcttttaaaatgaaattttctattattattggaTTTTGTCATATGACCTTTGGtgttataataaaaggATTTAATGCattacattttaaaaaaaaaatggatttcttttttgaatttttaccACAATTTGTTATGATGTTATCAATGATTGGATATCTAGTTTtcttaattatatataaatgggTAACCCCTATAGGATATGGTGGATATAAAAAGCAAGGAATCATTAAtacaattattaatatgtatttgatgaaagaaataaatcaaGATAATCAATTTTATGAACACCAAGAAATTGTACAAGCAATAATTATCACACTATTTGCTTTATGTATACCTGTGATGCTTTTTTGTAAACCAgcaataaaaacatataaaatgatgaaagaaaaaaagaaaagaatgGCAATGCATTATCAAACAGtggaaaaagaaatgaCAAATCAATTTAATGGTGTAGGTATAATTGGTAATACAGCGGATGGAAGAGATATGATTTCATCCTATGGAAACAATTCAATGCATAAACGGGTTACTAAAATAGGATATGATAATAGTGTTGGTAATCATGATGCCGAAAATGAagatgaatatttattattgaaaAGAAGAGGTAGAAAAACAGATGATGAAATGGAAGCACATTTGTTAGGCCCATCTTCTTATCATTCCTCTGATGATGCAAACGCAAATCATGGATCCGATGAACatgaagaaaatttatCAGAAATATGGATAGAACAATTAATAGAAACAATTGAATTTATATTAGGGCTTATAAGTAATACTGCTTCATATTTAAGATTATGGGCATTATCGTTAGCCCATCAACAATTATCtttagttttttttgaacAAACTATATTGAGCTCATTGGAAAAAGATTCATTTATGGGTGTACTTATAagtttaattatattttcacaaTTATTTTCGATACTTACTATAGCtgttatattatgtatggATACTTTAGAGTGTTTCCTTCATTCTTTAAGATTGCAATGGGTTgaatttcaaaataaattttacaaaGGTGATGGAATACCTTTCAAGCCTTTCAACATAAAGAAGCTACTTTCAGAGAGAGACTAA